The nucleotide sequence GACCGTCGCCACCGACTCGGCGTTCAGTTTCGACGACGGCAGGCTGCTCACCAGGATCTGGAACGCCACCGTCACCAGCGACCCAGCCGCCGCCGGGGCGCCCAGCGGGCCCGCAGcgctcgacgacgacgacgacgacgcgccgGGCCGCCCGTCGGGCAGGATGGTGAAGCCGGACGGCAGGAGCGGGATCGTGGACGGGTCCTCGCCGCTCATCACCACGTTGGCCGCCGGGATGTCGATCGGCGCGTACACCACCAGCGAGCCAGACGCGTCGGTGCAGCTCTCCTGCAGGATCAGCATGCTGTTCTGGCTCGCGTTCAGGccctacacacacacacacacacacacacatgtgcATTGCCGCCACATGGCATCTCATCAGACATAATAATGGTCAATGGAGAGTAACACCACATATATAAAACACGTGCATCCGCGGATGCCATTCGTTGGCACGTACGTACTAGAGCACGGCACTAGTTAGTTGTAGTAGCAAATTCAGTCAGATCAGATGCACGCGCGACGCGAATGCGATGCTTACTCTGAGCAAGGAGATGCAGTTTCCAGGGTGGGAGCCGTTGGGGATGCGCGACACCTCCTGCACCGGGTTGCCGTGCGACAGCACGTCCCACTGCAAGCAACAAAGTAAAGGAGCAGGAGACGTGAGCGCGGTGAAGGCACGCTAGCTAGAATGCGACCCGACCCCCCTGCGGAGTGCGGACAGAATGGAACAACAATCAGAAGAAGAATCCTCGACGACATGGCGTCGCAGCGGACCTGGGAGCGCGTGTGCTCGTCGCGGACGAAGGCGAACACCCGGTCGCACGGGACCGGCAGCCAGATGGACGTGGCCGCGCTGAGCACCACGCCGCTGGGCTGCCCCGGGTGCGTGCTGCGGTGCACCATGACGCGGACGCCCACGTCGTTGGGCCCCGACAGCGTCGTCCACCGGTGGAGCTGCGACGCGCTCAGACTCGCGAAGAAGCTGCTCACCATCCGCTGCGACAGCTTCATCATGCTCCGCTTCCCTTCCGGCGTCACTGCAGTTAGTAGCTTTTCATGAGATTTACGTCCAGGGCTAAGCCAACCGACAGACATACTAGTACGAGTATATGCATGCCGGCCAATTCATCAGAAACACACACACCTCCTGCAGCTGCAATGTCCCGGTGCGGCATGCCGGCCGTGGCAAGGCACGCGCACCGCTCGCACGCCCTCTGCAGCGCGGCGAGCCACCGGTGCGCCCCGAACGCGGCGCCGCTGAGGATGAGGTCGCGGTAGAGCAGGTGGATGGGAACCCTGTCCTCGATCTCCATGTGCTCGACCCAGGTCACCTGATGAACGAATACGCGCACGAAAATGTCACGCGAGCCACGACTCCGTACCATATTACGCGCACGTGCAGCGTCAACGCACATGAATGGCAAATGCAATTGCAAAGCAAAAATGCACTTTAACTACAGTACCTTGGAGGAGCCATCGGCCATATCGGCGATGAGGCAGCCCGATGGGAGGCGGCACGAGCGTGACGGCGGCGCGCCGAACCTTGCGTCGCGCTGCTGCAGGTCCACCGAGATGTCGGCGATCGCCCACAGCCCGTGCTCGATCTGCCGGCAGTAGCGGAGGAAGCAGAACTCGCGCGTCGGGACGACCGGCGACATCACGTGCAGCTCCTCGTACATCTGCATGCGCCGCGCGACACGCACGAATAGACACGCAGGCAGAATTAGTGGTGAGTGAGATCAAGAAGGCAGACGGCCCGTGCGAACGTGACAAGAGGGAGGGATGGATCGGAGGGATCAACTGCTCTACCAGAACCAAAGACTCGCTCCGCCCGGCCATGCCGTTCACGAGGACGTCGATCGTGCGCGCCTTGGACACGATGGCAGGGAAGAACTCCATCCAGTTGCTCTGCGAGAACAGTGACAACCGTGCACGTCACGCTTACGACGTGGTAGGAGCGAACCGTAATAATGCTAGAGAGGCATGTCTTATTATCACGTAACGATTCTCAACAGCTATTAATCACAGCAGCCCGGAGCAGAAAATAAAGTTACCGAGTCCATGAACATGTCGACGAGGCCGATGGCGCTCATGAAGACGAGGCCCGAGTCGCGGGAGCCCTCGACATGCACGTCGGGGCCGCGGAACGAGCCCCCGGGCTTGGCGAAGATGCTGTCGTACGTGTCGACGTTGAGCACCTCGCGCCCGTCGGGGCCGCCGCCCGCCGTCTTGACCCACAGGTGCTCGCCGGCCTGCGCCATCCTGATGAGCTCGTCCATGGCGCGCGTCGCCATCTCAGCCATCATGGGCCGGTCCATCTCCGACACCGTCATGGGGAGGTGGAACGGAGGGTACCCCGAGGAGCCACCGCTGAGGAGGTCGAGGTCCAGCGACGGGCCCAGCGACGGGCTGCCGAGCCCGCCGACGGACAGGTCCAGCGACGACGACATGGACAGCGGCTGCACCGGCGGCAGCTGCGTGATGGGGCGACCCAGGTACTTGGACGTCAGGCTGGACACCCGGTCAAGCTGCACATCACATGAAACGCGCGTGCCACGTCGTCGCCGTGTGAAACGAGAGCGCGATAAAAATGAGGAGGGGCGCAAATGCGCAATGGAGAATGCGAAGCGGCTTGCCTCTTCCTTGAGCCGCGCGTTCTCCATGCGCAGCTTCTGCTCGTCGAAGTAGTCGTCGGTGACGGGCGGGCCGCCGCAGGTGGGGCAGATGACGTTCCGGAGCGCCTCCCGCATGGCGATGTTCTCGCACCGGATCTTGTCGTTCTCCGCGCGCAGGAAGCAGTTGTCCTGCCGCTCGTGCTGCGCCTGCAGTACGCCCCCATCCAGCGGCCAAACAAACAATCGACACCGAAATTAATGGCCGTCATCTCGAACAGGAGCGCGAATCAAATAGAGGACCAACTCCAAAGGAAGTAACAATGGCAAGTTTACTATACCTTCATCTGCGTCCGGCGGTTCTGGAACCAGAACTTGATCTGCCGGGGCTCCAGCCCCAGCTCCCGGCTCAGCTGCATCCGCTGGTTCTCGTCCGGGTGCGGGCACTCCTTGAACATCCTGCGCGCACGCACACGCACAGACAAACACCGCCGCCATTTGAGCAAAGCATCCAAAACGAACAGATACAGGCTAATCAACCAGTAGATAAGGAAGGGTGCACGTACGCCTCGAGCTGCTGAATCTGGCGCGGGGTGTGGCGGTGGTATCTCTTCTTGCGGCGCTGGGCGTCGGAGCCGCCGTCCATGACGTCGTCGCCGAAGTCCATCGCGGCGCGCGCACGCCTCGCCTCGGGCGGCCGCTTGCTTCGAGCGCAATCCGGGCAGGGAGGGCTGGCGGCTTGGACTTGGCAAGCTAGTGGACTAGCGGCGGTAGCGGGCGGCTGGTACTAGTACCACGAGGTCTAGCTATAGCTAGCTCCTCCTCCGAGGCGCTATATAGCCTCGCTGTTACGCAGGAAATAGCAGTGGTGGTGGGAGCGGAGGTACGCAGCAGTAATCTCGCTGGTCCTGACGAAGCAGCACACTCAGCTCAGGAGGGGGATCGAAGCTAGGGAGGCGCTCTCTCTCGCcaggaagaagaaagagagaaagaaagaaagaaatgaagAGAAGTGGTGCAGTGGTATCGATCAGGCCTCAGCTTGTTCCTCCTGGGCTGGCGCCATTAATTCCGTTCCACCCTTAACTCCCGCCCTTCCCTTCCCCCCTCTCGCTCGCTCTCTGATGATGAGAGTGGACTGAGACAGGCCGGGCGGCAGCAGGCAGGGTATGACCGGAGACCTCGCTCTCGCTCGCTCCCTGGGCTTGCGTTGCTGCGCTGCGCTTTTGCCTTTGCGCGTCGGAACGGAAGGGGGGGACGACGAGGGAGGAGCGGTAGGCGGGGCGGAGTAATAACCGATGCGAATTAAGAGCCGGAGGAGTATTTAAAAGGGCCCCACCACCTCGGTTCGAGGCCGGGCCTACTGCTGCTTTCTTGGGTTTGGGTGGGAACAGCTGGAGCCATTTAAGGC is from Miscanthus floridulus cultivar M001 chromosome 7, ASM1932011v1, whole genome shotgun sequence and encodes:
- the LOC136464589 gene encoding homeobox-leucine zipper protein ROC8-like encodes the protein MDFGDDVMDGGSDAQRRKKRYHRHTPRQIQQLEAMFKECPHPDENQRMQLSRELGLEPRQIKFWFQNRRTQMKAQHERQDNCFLRAENDKIRCENIAMREALRNVICPTCGGPPVTDDYFDEQKLRMENARLKEELDRVSSLTSKYLGRPITQLPPVQPLSMSSSLDLSVGGLGSPSLGPSLDLDLLSGGSSGYPPFHLPMTVSEMDRPMMAEMATRAMDELIRMAQAGEHLWVKTAGGGPDGREVLNVDTYDSIFAKPGGSFRGPDVHVEGSRDSGLVFMSAIGLVDMFMDSSNWMEFFPAIVSKARTIDVLVNGMAGRSESLVLMYEELHVMSPVVPTREFCFLRYCRQIEHGLWAIADISVDLQQRDARFGAPPSRSCRLPSGCLIADMADGSSKVTWVEHMEIEDRVPIHLLYRDLILSGAAFGAHRWLAALQRACERCACLATAGMPHRDIAAAGVTPEGKRSMMKLSQRMVSSFFASLSASQLHRWTTLSGPNDVGVRVMVHRSTHPGQPSGVVLSAATSIWLPVPCDRVFAFVRDEHTRSQWDVLSHGNPVQEVSRIPNGSHPGNCISLLRGLNASQNSMLILQESCTDASGSLVVYAPIDIPAANVVMSGEDPSTIPLLPSGFTILPDGRPGASSSSSSSAAGPLGAPAAAGSLVTVAFQILVSSLPSSKLNAESVATVNSLISTTVEQIKAALNCASH